In the genome of Populus trichocarpa isolate Nisqually-1 chromosome 6, P.trichocarpa_v4.1, whole genome shotgun sequence, one region contains:
- the LOC7497644 gene encoding digalactosyldiacylglycerol synthase 1, chloroplastic isoform X1, which yields METTSTSTRTNSNNTPFSLLSRGWKEVRDSADADLQLMRARANSFKNLANSFDREIENFFNSASIASFSVPSPLKSSTSPTEVDFVKKLRPKFSEIRRVYSAPEISKKVLERWGPRAKLGIDLSAIKNAIVAGEKEGEERRGVVGLDRRRRLGFREFWGEGKEGGGGQFGEWKPIRVLKRRLREFEKKSEFGEIFGGFKNSEFVEKLKSSLKAIHKEPQESKEVPPLDVPELLAYLVRQSEPFLDQLGVRKDVCDKIVESLCSSRKNQLLLPSLSSGESTLLDENANDELDLRIASVLQSTGHCYDGGFWTDLSKHHPSDRKRHVAIVTTASLPWMTGTAVNPLYRAAYLAKSEKQNVTLLVPWLCKSDQELVYPNNLTFTSPEEQENYIRNWLEERIGFKADFKISFYPGKFAKERRSIIPAGDTSQFIPSKDADIAILEEPEHLNWYHHGKRWTTKFNHVVGVVHTNYLEYIKREKNGALQAFFVKHINNLVTRAYCHKVLRLSAATQDLPKSVICNVHGVNPKFLKIGEKVAAESELGQQAFSKGAYFLGKMVWAKGYKELIDLLAKHKNDLDGFNLDVFGNGEDANEVQTTAKRLDLNLNFLKGRDHADDSLHGYKVFINPSLSDVLCTATAEALAMGKFVVCADHPSNEYFRSFPNCLTYKTSEDFVARVKEALANEPHPLTPEQIYNLSWEAATQRFMQYSELDRVLDPEKDDVKLSKTNGRSITKAVSTPNMSEMVDGGLAFAHYCLTGNELLRLCTGAIPGTRDYDKQHCKDLHLLPPQVENPIYGW from the exons ATGGAAACCACTTCAACATCAACGAGAACCAACAGCAACAACACGCCTTTCTCTTTACTTTCACGAGGATGGAAAGAAGTCCGTGACTCAGCCGACGCCGATCTCCAACTCATGAGAGCACGAGCCAACTCATTCAAGAATTTAGCCAACTCATTCGATCGCGAAATCGAAAATTTCTTTAATTCagcttcaattgcatccttctCTGTACCTTCACCGCTCAAATCCTCTACTTCACCTACAGAagttgattttgtgaagaagcTGCGGCCAAAATTTTCCGAAATTCGGAGAGTTTATTCGGCTCCGGAGATAAGTAAGAAGGTTTTAGAGAGGTGGGGGCCGAGAGCGAAGTTAGGGATTGATTTGTCGGCGATAAAGAATGCTATTGTGGCGGGGGAGAAGgaaggagaggagagaagaggGGTTGTGGGTCTTGATAGGAGGAGGAGATTGGGGTTTAGGGAGTTCTGGGGGGAAGGGAAGGAGGGAGGAGGAGGGCAATTTGGGGAATGGAAGCCAATACGGGTTTTGAAAAGGAGGTTGAGGGAATTTGAGAAGAAAAGTGAGTTCGGTGAGATATTTGGTGGGTTTAAGAATAGCGAGTTTGTGGAGAAACTGAAGTCTAGCTTG AAAGCAATCCACAAGGAGCCTCAGGAGTCAAAG GAAGTACCACCACTGGATGTCCCTGAACTATTGGCATATTTGGTCAGGCAATCTGAGCCATTCTTGGACCAACTTGGTGTCAGAAAAG ATGTTTGTGACAAGATAGTGGAGAGCTTGTGTAGTAGTCGCAAGAACCAACTTTTGTTACCCTCGCTGTCTTCAGGAGAATCGACCCTCCTTGACGAGAATGCAAATGATGAACTGGATTTAAGAATAGCCAGTGTTCTTCAAAGTACAGGGCATTGTTATGATGGAGGCTTTTGGACTGACTTATCAAAGCATCACCCATCTGATAGGAAGAGGCATGTTGCAATTGTCACAACTGCTAGTCTTCCATGGATGACTGGGACAGCTGTTAATCCACTTTATCGAGCAGCATATTTAGCAAAGTCTGAAAAGCAAAATGTTACCCTGCTGGTTCCATGGCTTTGTAAGTCAGATCAAGAGCTAGTTTATCCTAACAATCTCACTTTTACTTCACCAGAAGAGCAGGAGAATTATATACGAAACTGGCTTGAGGAAAGGATTGGCTTTAAAGCTGATTTTAAGATCTCGTTTTATCCCGGAAAG TTTGcaaaagaaaggagaagcaTAATACCTGCTGGAGATACTTCCCAGTTCATTCCATCAAAAGATGCTGACATTGCCATCCTGGAAGAGCCAGAACACCTGAATTGGTATCACCATGGAAAGCGTTGGACTACGAAGTTCAATCATGTTGTTGGTGTTGTCCACACAAATTATCTAGAATATATCAAGAGGGAGAAGAATGGGGCTCTCCAAGCATTCTTCGTCAAACATATAAACAACTTGGTTACACGAGCATACTGCCACAAG GTCCTTCGCCTTTCTGCTGCCACCCAGGATTTACCGAAGTCTGTCATTTGCAATGTTCATGGTGTGAATccaaagtttttgaaaattggGGAAAAAGTTGCAGCTGAAAGTGAACTTGGGCAGCAAGCCTTCTCAAAAGGAGCATATTTCTTAGGCAAGATGGTATGGGCCAAGGGATACAAGGAGTTGATAGATTTGTTGGCAAAGCACAAGAATGATCTTGATGGCTTCAATTTAGATGTTTTTGGAAATGGAGAAGATGCAAATGAAGTTCAGACTACAGCTAAAAGATTGGATTTGAATCTCAACTTTCTGAAAGGAAGAGACCATGCGGATGATTCTCTTCACGG GTACAAAGTTTTCATAAATCCTAGTCTCAGTGATGTGCTCTGCACGGCCACTGCTGAGGCACTAGCAATGGGAAAATTTGTTGTATGTGCGGACCACCCATCAAATGAGTACTTCAGGTCATTTCCCAACTGTTTGACTTACAAGACATCTGAGGACTTTGTTGCAAGAGTCAAGGAAGCATTAGCAAATGAACCTCATCCTCTTACTCCAGAGCAAATTTACAACCTCTCATGGGAGGCAGCCACCCAGAGATTTATGCAGTATTCGGAGCTTGATAGAGTCTTGGATCCTGAAAAAGATGATGTAAAACTGAGCAAAACTAATGGGAGGAGCATCACAAAAGCAGTTTCAACGCCTAATATGTCAGAGATGGTTGATGGAGGGTTGGCGTTTGCCCACTACTGCCTCACAGGGAATGAGCTTCTTAGACTCTGTACTGGAGCCATACCCGGGACACGGGACtatgacaagcagcattgtaAAGACCTCCATCTCTTGCCTCCACAAGTAGAAAACCCGATCTATGGATGGTAA
- the LOC7497644 gene encoding digalactosyldiacylglycerol synthase 1, chloroplastic isoform X2, producing METTSTSTRTNSNNTPFSLLSRGWKEVRDSADADLQLMRARANSFKNLANSFDREIENFFNSASIASFSVPSPLKSSTSPTEVDFVKKLRPKFSEIRRVYSAPEISKKVLERWGPRAKLGIDLSAIKNAIVAGEKEGEERRGVVGLDRRRRLGFREFWGEGKEGGGGQFGEWKPIRVLKRRLREFEKKSEFGEIFGGFKNSEFVEKLKSSLEVPPLDVPELLAYLVRQSEPFLDQLGVRKDVCDKIVESLCSSRKNQLLLPSLSSGESTLLDENANDELDLRIASVLQSTGHCYDGGFWTDLSKHHPSDRKRHVAIVTTASLPWMTGTAVNPLYRAAYLAKSEKQNVTLLVPWLCKSDQELVYPNNLTFTSPEEQENYIRNWLEERIGFKADFKISFYPGKFAKERRSIIPAGDTSQFIPSKDADIAILEEPEHLNWYHHGKRWTTKFNHVVGVVHTNYLEYIKREKNGALQAFFVKHINNLVTRAYCHKVLRLSAATQDLPKSVICNVHGVNPKFLKIGEKVAAESELGQQAFSKGAYFLGKMVWAKGYKELIDLLAKHKNDLDGFNLDVFGNGEDANEVQTTAKRLDLNLNFLKGRDHADDSLHGYKVFINPSLSDVLCTATAEALAMGKFVVCADHPSNEYFRSFPNCLTYKTSEDFVARVKEALANEPHPLTPEQIYNLSWEAATQRFMQYSELDRVLDPEKDDVKLSKTNGRSITKAVSTPNMSEMVDGGLAFAHYCLTGNELLRLCTGAIPGTRDYDKQHCKDLHLLPPQVENPIYGW from the exons ATGGAAACCACTTCAACATCAACGAGAACCAACAGCAACAACACGCCTTTCTCTTTACTTTCACGAGGATGGAAAGAAGTCCGTGACTCAGCCGACGCCGATCTCCAACTCATGAGAGCACGAGCCAACTCATTCAAGAATTTAGCCAACTCATTCGATCGCGAAATCGAAAATTTCTTTAATTCagcttcaattgcatccttctCTGTACCTTCACCGCTCAAATCCTCTACTTCACCTACAGAagttgattttgtgaagaagcTGCGGCCAAAATTTTCCGAAATTCGGAGAGTTTATTCGGCTCCGGAGATAAGTAAGAAGGTTTTAGAGAGGTGGGGGCCGAGAGCGAAGTTAGGGATTGATTTGTCGGCGATAAAGAATGCTATTGTGGCGGGGGAGAAGgaaggagaggagagaagaggGGTTGTGGGTCTTGATAGGAGGAGGAGATTGGGGTTTAGGGAGTTCTGGGGGGAAGGGAAGGAGGGAGGAGGAGGGCAATTTGGGGAATGGAAGCCAATACGGGTTTTGAAAAGGAGGTTGAGGGAATTTGAGAAGAAAAGTGAGTTCGGTGAGATATTTGGTGGGTTTAAGAATAGCGAGTTTGTGGAGAAACTGAAGTCTAGCTTG GAAGTACCACCACTGGATGTCCCTGAACTATTGGCATATTTGGTCAGGCAATCTGAGCCATTCTTGGACCAACTTGGTGTCAGAAAAG ATGTTTGTGACAAGATAGTGGAGAGCTTGTGTAGTAGTCGCAAGAACCAACTTTTGTTACCCTCGCTGTCTTCAGGAGAATCGACCCTCCTTGACGAGAATGCAAATGATGAACTGGATTTAAGAATAGCCAGTGTTCTTCAAAGTACAGGGCATTGTTATGATGGAGGCTTTTGGACTGACTTATCAAAGCATCACCCATCTGATAGGAAGAGGCATGTTGCAATTGTCACAACTGCTAGTCTTCCATGGATGACTGGGACAGCTGTTAATCCACTTTATCGAGCAGCATATTTAGCAAAGTCTGAAAAGCAAAATGTTACCCTGCTGGTTCCATGGCTTTGTAAGTCAGATCAAGAGCTAGTTTATCCTAACAATCTCACTTTTACTTCACCAGAAGAGCAGGAGAATTATATACGAAACTGGCTTGAGGAAAGGATTGGCTTTAAAGCTGATTTTAAGATCTCGTTTTATCCCGGAAAG TTTGcaaaagaaaggagaagcaTAATACCTGCTGGAGATACTTCCCAGTTCATTCCATCAAAAGATGCTGACATTGCCATCCTGGAAGAGCCAGAACACCTGAATTGGTATCACCATGGAAAGCGTTGGACTACGAAGTTCAATCATGTTGTTGGTGTTGTCCACACAAATTATCTAGAATATATCAAGAGGGAGAAGAATGGGGCTCTCCAAGCATTCTTCGTCAAACATATAAACAACTTGGTTACACGAGCATACTGCCACAAG GTCCTTCGCCTTTCTGCTGCCACCCAGGATTTACCGAAGTCTGTCATTTGCAATGTTCATGGTGTGAATccaaagtttttgaaaattggGGAAAAAGTTGCAGCTGAAAGTGAACTTGGGCAGCAAGCCTTCTCAAAAGGAGCATATTTCTTAGGCAAGATGGTATGGGCCAAGGGATACAAGGAGTTGATAGATTTGTTGGCAAAGCACAAGAATGATCTTGATGGCTTCAATTTAGATGTTTTTGGAAATGGAGAAGATGCAAATGAAGTTCAGACTACAGCTAAAAGATTGGATTTGAATCTCAACTTTCTGAAAGGAAGAGACCATGCGGATGATTCTCTTCACGG GTACAAAGTTTTCATAAATCCTAGTCTCAGTGATGTGCTCTGCACGGCCACTGCTGAGGCACTAGCAATGGGAAAATTTGTTGTATGTGCGGACCACCCATCAAATGAGTACTTCAGGTCATTTCCCAACTGTTTGACTTACAAGACATCTGAGGACTTTGTTGCAAGAGTCAAGGAAGCATTAGCAAATGAACCTCATCCTCTTACTCCAGAGCAAATTTACAACCTCTCATGGGAGGCAGCCACCCAGAGATTTATGCAGTATTCGGAGCTTGATAGAGTCTTGGATCCTGAAAAAGATGATGTAAAACTGAGCAAAACTAATGGGAGGAGCATCACAAAAGCAGTTTCAACGCCTAATATGTCAGAGATGGTTGATGGAGGGTTGGCGTTTGCCCACTACTGCCTCACAGGGAATGAGCTTCTTAGACTCTGTACTGGAGCCATACCCGGGACACGGGACtatgacaagcagcattgtaAAGACCTCCATCTCTTGCCTCCACAAGTAGAAAACCCGATCTATGGATGGTAA